A genome region from Hippopotamus amphibius kiboko isolate mHipAmp2 chromosome 1, mHipAmp2.hap2, whole genome shotgun sequence includes the following:
- the MTFR1L gene encoding mitochondrial fission regulator 1-like isoform X1, with amino-acid sequence MSGMEANVTIPIWQNKPYGAARSVVRRIGTNLPLKPCPRASFETLPNISDLCLRDVPPVPTLADIAWIAADEEETYARVRSDTRPLRHTWKPSPLIVIQRNASVPNLRGSEERLLALKKPALPALSRTTELQDELSHLRSQIAKIVAADAASASLTPDFLSPGSSNVSSPLPCFGSSFHSTTSFVISDITEETEVEVPELPSVPLLCSASPECCKPDHKATCSSSEEDDCVSLSKASSFADMMGILKDFHRVKQSQDLNRSLLKEEDPAVLISEVLRRKFALKEEDISRKGN; translated from the exons ATGTCAGGAATGGAAGCCAATGTG ACCATCCCAATCTGGCAAAACAAGCCGTATGGGGCTGCTCGAAGTGTAGTGAGAAGAATCGGGACCAACCTGCCCCTGAAGCCATGTCCCCGGGCATCCTTTGag ACGCTGCCCAACATCTCTGACCTGTGTCTGAGGGATGTGCCCCCAGTCCCTACTCTGGCTGACATTGCCTGGATTGCTGCAGATGAAGAGGAGACTTATGCCCGAGTCAG GAGCGATACACGCCCCCTGAGGCACACCTGGAAGCCCAGCCCTCTGATTGTCATTCAGCGCAATGCCTCAGTGCCCAACCTGCGTGGGTCGGAGGAGAGGCTCCTGGCCTTGAAGAAGCCAGCCCTGCCGGCCCTCAGCCGCACCACAGAGCTGCAGGATGAGCTGAGCCACCTGCGCAGCCAGATTGCTAAAATAGTGGCAGCTGATGCAG cttCGGCTTCATTAACGCCAGATTTCTTATCTCCAGGAAGTTCAAATGTGTCTTCTCCCTTACCTTGTTTTGGATCCTCATTCCACTCTACAACTTCCTTTGTCATTAGTGACATCACCGAGGAGACCGAGGTAGAGGTCCCTGAGCTTCCATCAGTCCCCCTGCTTTGTTCTGCCAGCCCTGAATGTTGCAAACCAGATCACAAAGCTACCTGCAGTTCGTCTGAAGAGGATGACTGCGTCTCTCTGTCCAAGGCCAGCAGCTTTGCAGATATGATGGGTATCCTGAAGGACTTCCACCGGGTGAAGCAGAGCCAAGACCT GAACCGGAGTTTATTGAAGGAGGAAGACCCTGCCGTCCTTATCTCTGAGGTCCTAAGGAGGAAGTTTGCTCTGAAGGAAGAAGATATCAGTAGAAAAGGAAACTGA
- the MTFR1L gene encoding mitochondrial fission regulator 1-like isoform X2, giving the protein MSGMEANVTIPIWQNKPYGAARSVVRRIGTNLPLKPCPRASFETLPNISDLCLRDVPPVPTLADIAWIAADEEETYARVRSDTRPLRHTWKPSPLIVIQRNASVPNLRGSEERLLALKKPALPALSRTTELQDELSHLRSQIAKIVAADAGSSNVSSPLPCFGSSFHSTTSFVISDITEETEVEVPELPSVPLLCSASPECCKPDHKATCSSSEEDDCVSLSKASSFADMMGILKDFHRVKQSQDLNRSLLKEEDPAVLISEVLRRKFALKEEDISRKGN; this is encoded by the exons ATGTCAGGAATGGAAGCCAATGTG ACCATCCCAATCTGGCAAAACAAGCCGTATGGGGCTGCTCGAAGTGTAGTGAGAAGAATCGGGACCAACCTGCCCCTGAAGCCATGTCCCCGGGCATCCTTTGag ACGCTGCCCAACATCTCTGACCTGTGTCTGAGGGATGTGCCCCCAGTCCCTACTCTGGCTGACATTGCCTGGATTGCTGCAGATGAAGAGGAGACTTATGCCCGAGTCAG GAGCGATACACGCCCCCTGAGGCACACCTGGAAGCCCAGCCCTCTGATTGTCATTCAGCGCAATGCCTCAGTGCCCAACCTGCGTGGGTCGGAGGAGAGGCTCCTGGCCTTGAAGAAGCCAGCCCTGCCGGCCCTCAGCCGCACCACAGAGCTGCAGGATGAGCTGAGCCACCTGCGCAGCCAGATTGCTAAAATAGTGGCAGCTGATGCAG GAAGTTCAAATGTGTCTTCTCCCTTACCTTGTTTTGGATCCTCATTCCACTCTACAACTTCCTTTGTCATTAGTGACATCACCGAGGAGACCGAGGTAGAGGTCCCTGAGCTTCCATCAGTCCCCCTGCTTTGTTCTGCCAGCCCTGAATGTTGCAAACCAGATCACAAAGCTACCTGCAGTTCGTCTGAAGAGGATGACTGCGTCTCTCTGTCCAAGGCCAGCAGCTTTGCAGATATGATGGGTATCCTGAAGGACTTCCACCGGGTGAAGCAGAGCCAAGACCT GAACCGGAGTTTATTGAAGGAGGAAGACCCTGCCGTCCTTATCTCTGAGGTCCTAAGGAGGAAGTTTGCTCTGAAGGAAGAAGATATCAGTAGAAAAGGAAACTGA